One window from the genome of Halomicrobium zhouii encodes:
- a CDS encoding UPF0175 family protein, which translates to MGTISARVPDELESDLEEYLEDEHLDRSTAVRKLLTEGLEEWRRERALERLADGRITFSRAAEVADMSVWDFARLAKERDITWVSGDHVGDDLEDL; encoded by the coding sequence ATGGGAACGATCTCCGCCCGGGTGCCCGATGAACTCGAATCTGATCTCGAGGAGTACCTCGAAGACGAGCACCTCGACAGGAGTACGGCCGTCCGGAAGCTCCTCACGGAAGGGCTCGAAGAGTGGCGTCGCGAACGAGCGCTCGAACGGCTCGCCGACGGTCGCATCACGTTTAGCAGGGCGGCAGAGGTCGCCGACATGTCGGTCTGGGACTTCGCCCGGTTGGCGAAGGAACGCGACATCACGTGGGTGTCGGGCGACCACGTCGGCGACGACCTCGAGGACCTGTGA
- a CDS encoding GDP-L-fucose synthase family protein — MDLQGKRIVVTGGAGFLGSHVVEELESRGYSHITVPRSDQYDLRDPDDIQSLFDDESPDVVIHLAGTVGGIGVMDEKPGEIFYDNAIMGIELLEAARRADVEKFVSIGSVCAYPKHTSVPFDEESLWDGYPEETHAPYGIAKKLPLVQSQAYRQQYGFDGIYLLPVNLYGPRDDFDPETSHVIPSIIRKVDEAMRRGNDTITAWGTGEPTREFLYVEDAAEAIVEATISYDEPLPMNLGSSEEISIRELVNMIIDTMGFDGEIVWDRSKPDGQPRRCLDVSRAREHLNWEAATEFDDGLSETIEWYRDNRIDLIE; from the coding sequence ATGGACCTTCAGGGAAAACGAATCGTCGTCACGGGCGGTGCTGGGTTCCTCGGCTCCCACGTCGTCGAAGAGTTGGAGTCGCGTGGGTACTCTCACATCACGGTCCCGAGAAGCGATCAGTACGACCTGCGTGACCCCGACGACATCCAGTCTCTGTTCGACGACGAGAGCCCGGACGTCGTGATCCACCTCGCTGGCACAGTCGGTGGAATCGGCGTGATGGACGAAAAGCCGGGTGAGATATTCTACGATAACGCTATTATGGGTATCGAGCTGCTCGAGGCTGCGCGGCGGGCAGACGTCGAGAAGTTCGTTTCGATCGGGTCGGTGTGTGCGTACCCGAAACACACCTCGGTCCCGTTCGACGAGGAGTCGCTGTGGGACGGATACCCGGAAGAGACGCACGCGCCGTACGGGATCGCGAAGAAACTCCCGCTCGTACAGAGCCAGGCTTACCGACAGCAGTACGGGTTCGACGGGATCTATCTGCTACCCGTCAATCTGTACGGTCCCAGAGACGATTTCGACCCCGAGACGTCGCACGTCATTCCCTCGATCATCCGGAAAGTAGACGAGGCGATGCGTCGCGGCAACGATACGATCACGGCCTGGGGAACCGGTGAACCCACCCGTGAGTTCCTCTACGTGGAGGACGCCGCCGAGGCTATCGTCGAGGCGACGATATCATACGACGAACCTTTACCGATGAATCTCGGGTCCAGCGAAGAGATTTCGATCCGGGAACTGGTGAACATGATCATTGACACGATGGGATTCGACGGGGAGATCGTCTGGGACAGGTCGAAACCTGACGGACAACCGCGTCGGTGTCTCGACGTCTCCCGTGCGAGAGAGCACCTGAATTGGGAAGCGGCGACGGAATTCGACGATGGCCTTTCGGAAACGATCGAGTGGTATCGTGACAACAGGATCGACCTGATTGAGTAA
- a CDS encoding glycosyltransferase family 2 protein translates to MDVSIVILTLNEYEGVKEILPRIQDEWANEILFVDGGSTDGTVEFARESGYQVVQQSKPGRGNAFREGLAKTSGDIIVFFSPDGNEVPEDIPKLVDRVKDGYDMAIASRFASGAETDDATPLHWFGNRLFTVTINSLFGGSLMDAVNGFRAIRRDCMESIDTDADHFDIEVQMTMRALNDGYSICEIPTHEPERIGGEPELSTFIDGMRLMRTILREYHTTKLR, encoded by the coding sequence ATGGATGTATCTATAGTCATCTTAACGCTCAATGAGTACGAAGGAGTCAAAGAGATTCTTCCACGTATTCAAGATGAATGGGCGAACGAAATTCTCTTTGTGGATGGTGGGTCCACCGACGGTACGGTCGAATTCGCCAGAGAAAGTGGTTACCAAGTAGTCCAACAGTCTAAACCAGGACGAGGGAACGCCTTTAGGGAGGGGCTTGCGAAAACGTCCGGCGACATTATCGTCTTTTTCAGCCCCGACGGGAACGAAGTCCCAGAAGATATACCGAAACTCGTCGATCGAGTCAAAGACGGGTACGATATGGCCATCGCATCACGATTCGCTTCAGGGGCTGAGACAGATGATGCTACGCCGTTGCACTGGTTCGGCAATAGGCTGTTTACAGTGACAATTAATTCACTATTCGGCGGGTCGCTAATGGATGCGGTTAATGGATTCCGAGCTATCCGGCGAGACTGCATGGAATCAATAGATACAGATGCTGATCACTTCGACATCGAAGTGCAAATGACGATGCGGGCACTCAATGATGGATATTCTATCTGTGAGATCCCGACCCACGAGCCAGAACGAATCGGAGGCGAACCAGAGTTATCGACGTTTATCGATGGAATGCGGTTGATGCGAACAATTCTACGGGAGTACCACACGACGAAATTAAGGTGA
- the gmd gene encoding GDP-mannose 4,6-dehydratase — MSKRALITGVTGQDGSYLAEILLDKGYEVHGTIRRGSTFNTQRIDHIFQDPHDDQIPFHTHYGEMTDASNISRLIEDIEPDEIYNLAAQSNVAVSFDQPQYTTDTNALGTLRVLDAIRESRIDTRFYHASTSELYGGQTSEPLNEQSPFRPRSPYACSKLYAHWITINYRQSYGLHASNGICFNHESPRRGKRFVTRKITRAVAKINAGYQDKLYLGNLDAKRDWGYAPEYVEGMWQIVNQDDPDDYVLATGETNTVREFATKAFEVIGIDITWEGDGVDERGIDSSTGEKLVEVDPRYFRPNEVDTLIGDPTRAETELGWKAETSLDGLVERMVQNDVDKVETEGEVGLDYL; from the coding sequence ATGTCTAAGAGAGCACTCATAACTGGCGTCACCGGACAGGACGGTTCTTATCTGGCAGAGATTCTACTAGATAAGGGATACGAAGTCCACGGAACCATTCGACGCGGATCTACGTTCAACACACAGCGTATCGACCATATCTTTCAGGATCCCCACGACGACCAGATCCCGTTTCATACGCACTACGGTGAGATGACCGATGCGAGCAATATCAGTCGATTGATCGAGGATATCGAGCCTGACGAAATCTACAATCTCGCCGCACAGAGCAACGTCGCAGTTTCGTTTGACCAGCCCCAGTACACTACGGACACCAACGCTCTCGGGACACTTCGAGTTCTGGATGCGATCCGTGAATCCAGAATCGATACTCGGTTCTATCACGCTTCTACCAGCGAACTCTACGGCGGTCAAACGAGTGAGCCGTTGAACGAACAGTCTCCGTTCCGGCCGCGTAGCCCGTACGCCTGTTCGAAACTGTACGCCCACTGGATCACTATCAACTACCGGCAGTCGTACGGCCTCCACGCTAGCAACGGGATCTGCTTCAATCACGAATCGCCTCGACGCGGGAAGCGATTCGTGACGCGAAAGATTACCCGCGCTGTTGCGAAGATCAACGCCGGCTACCAGGACAAACTGTATCTTGGCAACCTCGACGCGAAGCGCGACTGGGGATACGCTCCCGAGTATGTCGAAGGGATGTGGCAGATCGTGAATCAGGATGATCCGGACGATTACGTCCTCGCCACGGGCGAGACGAATACCGTCCGCGAGTTCGCGACGAAGGCCTTCGAGGTGATTGGAATTGACATCACGTGGGAAGGCGATGGCGTCGACGAACGGGGGATCGACAGTTCAACGGGCGAGAAGCTGGTCGAAGTCGATCCCCGGTACTTCAGGCCCAACGAGGTCGACACTCTCATCGGCGATCCGACCAGGGCAGAGACCGAACTCGGCTGGAAAGCCGAAACGTCGCTCGACGGGCTGGTCGAACGGATGGTCCAGAACGACGTCGACAAGGTTGAAACCGAGGGTGAAGTCGGTCTAGACTATCTGTGA
- a CDS encoding DMT family transporter, whose product MNRILLQLLVVVVLNTSAQLLLKLGADSIPSFSQVSPVSFATSIPIPLVAGILLYGFSLVLYVVTLTETNLSVAFPFLGLTYALVVLTSAFLLGEQVDTMTFVGTFLIFVGVSLVGVDVGS is encoded by the coding sequence ATGAATCGAATACTCCTTCAACTTCTAGTTGTGGTGGTGCTCAATACTAGTGCTCAGTTGTTACTTAAACTGGGGGCTGATTCCATTCCTTCATTTTCTCAAGTTAGTCCTGTTTCTTTCGCTACCTCTATCCCAATACCACTCGTTGCTGGAATCTTGCTGTATGGATTCAGTTTAGTTCTCTATGTCGTTACACTGACGGAAACCAATCTCTCAGTTGCGTTCCCATTTTTAGGGCTTACCTATGCTCTGGTGGTTTTGACGAGTGCGTTTCTGCTCGGCGAACAAGTAGACACAATGACATTCGTGGGAACGTTTCTCATATTCGTCGGTGTTTCATTGGTCGGTGTGGACGTTGGCTCTTGA
- a CDS encoding ATP-binding protein: protein MIDREAEREWATSHLERDDRQLLVLYGRRRVGKTTLVTHVLEQSDTQSVYYLCDQRGTEPNARAFAEQCADALDDVPPAVDGFVDAFRYLARRVDGPFVVALDEFSYLVAEDESVPSVFQTIVDDVLDGTEISLVLLGSSISMMEEGVLSYESPLYGRRTGQWRLEPMTAGQAAGFFPEYDAEALVRTYGVVGGIPAYLAQFDADADLLTNVERHVLSKGAFLYEEPEFLLRQELREPATYMAILEAIAGGASRVTEIANEIGKDASGLSRYLANLDGLALVERETPVTDPDGRGMYRLSDHFLRFWFRYVLPNRATLEQGHTTPVRRAVEETFPTHVSWTFEDVCRQAVRTPAFPVRCSRVGRWWYNEMEVDVAGVNERDETLLLGECKWTADAVGRGLLADLEATEPNVRWHGSERSVSYALFSKSGFTPDLRDVAAERDDVHLLSVQDLMELF from the coding sequence ATGATCGACAGGGAGGCAGAACGGGAGTGGGCCACCTCACACCTCGAGAGGGACGACCGTCAGCTCCTGGTTCTCTATGGCCGACGCCGCGTCGGGAAGACGACGCTCGTCACGCACGTCCTCGAACAGTCCGACACACAGTCGGTATACTATCTCTGTGATCAGCGAGGCACGGAGCCGAACGCACGCGCGTTCGCCGAGCAGTGTGCGGACGCGCTCGACGACGTCCCACCGGCCGTCGACGGCTTCGTGGACGCGTTCCGGTACCTCGCCAGGCGCGTCGACGGGCCATTCGTCGTCGCACTCGACGAGTTCTCGTATCTCGTGGCGGAAGACGAGAGCGTCCCGTCGGTGTTCCAGACCATCGTCGACGACGTCCTCGACGGGACCGAGATCTCGCTCGTCCTGCTCGGGTCGTCAATTTCGATGATGGAGGAGGGGGTTCTGAGCTACGAGAGTCCGCTCTATGGCCGTCGAACCGGGCAGTGGCGGCTGGAACCGATGACAGCGGGACAGGCGGCGGGGTTCTTTCCGGAATACGACGCCGAAGCACTGGTCCGCACCTATGGCGTCGTCGGCGGGATCCCGGCGTACCTCGCACAGTTCGACGCCGACGCGGACCTGCTGACGAACGTCGAAAGACACGTCCTCTCGAAAGGGGCATTCCTCTACGAGGAACCGGAATTTCTGCTTCGCCAGGAACTCAGGGAACCCGCGACGTACATGGCTATCCTCGAAGCGATCGCGGGCGGCGCGAGTCGAGTCACCGAAATCGCGAACGAAATCGGGAAGGACGCGAGTGGGCTGTCCAGATACCTCGCAAACCTCGACGGACTCGCACTCGTCGAGCGAGAGACGCCGGTTACGGACCCCGACGGTCGGGGGATGTATCGACTGAGCGATCACTTTCTCCGGTTCTGGTTTCGCTACGTCCTGCCGAACCGAGCCACGCTCGAACAGGGACACACGACACCGGTCCGCAGAGCGGTCGAGGAGACCTTTCCCACGCACGTTAGCTGGACGTTCGAAGACGTCTGCCGACAGGCGGTTCGAACGCCGGCGTTTCCGGTGCGGTGTTCGCGGGTCGGCCGCTGGTGGTACAATGAGATGGAGGTCGACGTGGCGGGCGTGAACGAACGGGACGAGACGCTGCTGCTCGGCGAGTGCAAGTGGACCGCAGACGCTGTGGGCCGCGGGCTGCTCGCCGACCTGGAGGCGACAGAACCGAACGTCCGCTGGCACGGAAGCGAACGTTCGGTCAGCTACGCGCTCTTCTCCAAGTCTGGATTTACCCCGGACTTACGGGACGTGGCGGCAGAACGCGACGACGTCCACCTGCTTTCGGTCCAGGATCTGATGGAGCTCTTCTGA
- a CDS encoding DUF3368 domain-containing protein — protein sequence MWVFDATPLIYLAKVNRLDVVEFLDDPRLVPEPVYGEVVDAGLEAGYPGARRIERQVDDGVFEVAAVPETSLATRLEDNDSLSEADVAVLVCAAERDAVAVMDEAYGRDVAATEGIDTRGTAYLVLSAVSDGTISVQEGRDIIDKMIDAGWFCAPDVYTRIVGKLDSFEK from the coding sequence ATGTGGGTCTTCGACGCGACGCCGCTCATCTACCTCGCGAAAGTGAATCGGCTCGACGTTGTTGAGTTCCTTGACGACCCCCGTCTCGTTCCAGAACCTGTGTACGGCGAAGTCGTCGACGCCGGTCTCGAAGCGGGATATCCCGGCGCGCGTCGGATCGAACGACAGGTCGACGACGGCGTCTTCGAAGTTGCCGCTGTTCCCGAGACGAGTCTCGCAACACGACTCGAAGACAACGACAGCCTCAGCGAAGCAGACGTCGCCGTGCTCGTCTGTGCAGCCGAACGGGACGCCGTCGCAGTGATGGACGAAGCCTACGGTCGCGACGTCGCGGCGACCGAGGGGATCGACACGCGAGGAACTGCCTACCTCGTCTTGTCTGCGGTATCCGATGGGACGATCAGCGTTCAGGAAGGCCGGGATATCATCGACAAGATGATAGACGCTGGCTGGTTCTGTGCGCCCGACGTATACACCCGCATCGTCGGCAAGCTCGACTCGTTCGAGAAGTGA
- a CDS encoding ArnT family glycosyltransferase, which yields MRDRLTMDVKGFNERHFDLVILLALLYLIVYSLYPTYLAFETTLEHVLIILFVLLHLSGFYAFARYYDLKPVAFRIPSPLEPNRWLTLAALGYLLLQAVAMPRVIPTGGDVASHATINFIFHRHINNAGLFGTPAVVKVAAVLLILLALLYCISTVDQVNPALLLGGVFVVGLLALRYDMTTGEQMRASMPDYFISNVVRFPPFAALIYIFSTALFGYSEPVILGIQSVFFILSSIVLYNLARQYRGETVALGAAVVFLFSPISIFYGHLTYIEPAMTFFMLLSTYYLFQYVQSKEVSELVLASILLSAAFLFKRPAIVATPLLLLSVVYLNRHNWTITIRDLTGVYLGTAPMIPWLYVSNKYVWRSYDFTPGNWLSESAFTYLFALPGQVTVFVSALFLVGLPVAVYSERDAFTAYSIGIIGIFYVFFTSDAWLGVHRFVLPYLPFVIVIAVSAISVVKRSVGTQQLNYAVGGLVILVILSQLAIPPAISGSMYTVSDQSDTPRDVIAEYRYDLAFQYVDSTVAEDQVVISLHQACCPPHRFYLRKSGMGRSILAITPDSKVESEADLADVIVKREADVVLIPVYGNTIISEQALDSVNQYGYVDNVTSVGNGRGTIRIIHVNKTVAASTTSPQY from the coding sequence ATGAGAGACCGGCTCACCATGGACGTCAAAGGATTCAACGAACGGCATTTCGATCTCGTTATCTTGCTCGCACTGCTGTATCTGATTGTTTATTCTCTGTATCCGACGTATCTGGCATTCGAGACCACGCTAGAGCACGTCTTGATTATACTCTTCGTATTGTTGCATCTTTCCGGGTTCTACGCCTTCGCCCGGTATTACGATCTCAAACCTGTAGCATTTCGAATACCATCACCGCTCGAACCGAACAGATGGCTGACGCTGGCGGCCCTGGGATATCTCCTTCTTCAGGCCGTCGCAATGCCGAGGGTCATCCCCACTGGTGGCGATGTCGCGTCACACGCGACGATAAACTTCATCTTCCACAGACATATCAACAACGCCGGGTTGTTTGGAACCCCGGCGGTTGTGAAAGTAGCAGCAGTTCTGCTGATCCTGCTGGCACTACTGTATTGTATCTCAACAGTTGACCAAGTCAACCCCGCTCTCCTACTTGGTGGTGTCTTCGTTGTTGGCCTGCTTGCTCTCCGCTATGATATGACTACTGGTGAACAGATGAGGGCCAGCATGCCCGACTACTTCATCTCCAACGTCGTTCGATTCCCCCCGTTTGCCGCTCTGATTTACATCTTCTCGACTGCCCTGTTCGGCTACAGCGAACCGGTTATTCTGGGGATCCAGAGCGTTTTCTTCATTCTGTCGTCGATTGTCCTGTACAATCTCGCCAGACAGTATCGCGGCGAGACGGTCGCGCTTGGTGCGGCAGTGGTGTTTCTCTTCTCACCGATATCGATCTTTTACGGCCATCTCACGTATATTGAGCCAGCGATGACGTTCTTCATGCTGTTGTCTACGTATTATTTATTCCAATACGTACAATCCAAAGAGGTCTCAGAACTAGTGTTGGCCTCTATCCTCCTGTCGGCCGCCTTCCTTTTCAAACGGCCTGCAATCGTCGCTACACCCCTTCTCTTGTTGTCTGTCGTCTACTTGAACCGACATAACTGGACTATCACGATTCGAGATCTTACTGGTGTGTATCTCGGAACTGCACCGATGATACCGTGGCTCTACGTCAGCAACAAATACGTCTGGCGGAGCTACGATTTCACACCGGGAAATTGGCTCAGTGAATCAGCTTTCACGTATCTGTTTGCCCTTCCTGGCCAAGTCACTGTATTCGTGTCTGCGCTCTTTCTGGTAGGGCTTCCAGTAGCGGTGTACTCCGAGAGAGACGCGTTCACCGCCTATTCCATCGGAATAATCGGAATTTTCTACGTCTTCTTCACGTCAGACGCCTGGTTAGGAGTGCACCGGTTCGTGTTACCGTACCTTCCATTCGTGATCGTCATCGCGGTTTCCGCAATTTCAGTCGTCAAACGTTCAGTCGGCACCCAGCAGCTGAACTACGCTGTCGGTGGTCTCGTCATACTGGTCATTCTCTCCCAGCTCGCGATTCCGCCGGCTATCTCGGGATCGATGTATACGGTCTCGGACCAATCGGACACGCCCAGAGATGTTATAGCGGAGTACAGATACGATCTCGCTTTCCAATACGTTGACTCGACTGTTGCAGAGGACCAAGTCGTGATCTCGCTCCATCAGGCATGTTGCCCACCACACAGGTTTTATCTGCGAAAATCCGGGATGGGACGATCAATACTTGCTATCACGCCAGATAGTAAGGTCGAATCAGAGGCCGATTTAGCAGACGTTATCGTCAAGCGAGAAGCGGATGTTGTTTTAATTCCGGTGTACGGCAACACTATTATCTCTGAGCAGGCACTGGATTCCGTCAACCAGTACGGCTACGTCGACAACGTAACCAGTGTCGGTAACGGCCGTGGGACGATACGTATCATTCACGTAAATAAGACAGTGGCGGCAAGCACTACCAGCCCTCAATACTAG
- a CDS encoding DegT/DnrJ/EryC1/StrS family aminotransferase, protein MTSEKAIDAIRPLVEEHFERKDDDFVPGESTIQLSRPTFGPDEVTEAVESLLSTFVTMGEKVDQFEEKWSDYVDTRYSHMVNSGSSANLLALKALQGDVIEPGDEVIVPAVAWSTSLFPIVDIGAAPVLVDIDPETYTIDPEAFENAISDRTEAVVLVHLLGNPCDLDSIVDICDAHDITIVEDCCEAHGARYDGQDVGTFGDVGTYSFFFSHHISTIEGGMVITDDETISERVRMARAHGWIRELDDTEDVTEAHPDIDPRFLFASHGYNLRPTEIQGAFGIHQVDKLDQFVKQRRQNAAEITSRLSEYDDVFRFFEEDERAYCSWFAYPFQVRESAPFSRDDFQRYLEENNIETRPILAGNLARQPILEEIDHRVSGALSGAQQIHDTGLFIGNHHRLDDEMIDYIVSIVEEYVESQT, encoded by the coding sequence GTGACATCCGAAAAGGCCATCGACGCGATCCGTCCTCTGGTCGAGGAACACTTCGAAAGGAAAGACGACGACTTCGTGCCGGGAGAGAGTACGATACAGCTCAGTCGGCCGACGTTCGGGCCCGACGAGGTGACTGAGGCCGTCGAATCGCTCCTCTCGACGTTCGTCACGATGGGCGAGAAAGTCGATCAGTTCGAAGAGAAGTGGTCGGACTACGTCGATACCCGGTACTCCCACATGGTGAATTCAGGGTCGTCAGCGAACCTGTTAGCACTGAAGGCACTGCAGGGAGACGTGATCGAACCGGGTGACGAGGTCATCGTTCCGGCCGTCGCGTGGTCGACGAGTCTGTTCCCCATCGTTGACATCGGAGCGGCACCAGTCCTCGTCGACATCGACCCGGAGACGTACACCATCGATCCAGAGGCCTTCGAGAATGCGATCTCCGACAGGACTGAGGCCGTGGTACTTGTCCACCTGCTCGGGAACCCGTGCGATCTGGACTCTATCGTCGATATCTGCGACGCTCACGACATTACCATCGTCGAGGACTGCTGTGAGGCACACGGTGCCAGATACGACGGGCAAGACGTCGGGACGTTCGGGGACGTCGGCACCTACAGCTTCTTCTTCTCCCATCACATCTCGACGATTGAGGGCGGGATGGTAATCACGGACGACGAGACGATCAGCGAACGAGTCCGAATGGCGCGAGCTCACGGCTGGATCCGCGAACTCGACGATACCGAAGACGTGACCGAGGCGCACCCCGACATCGATCCCCGGTTCCTCTTTGCGAGCCATGGCTACAACCTCCGGCCGACCGAGATTCAAGGCGCGTTCGGTATCCACCAGGTCGACAAACTGGACCAGTTCGTGAAGCAGCGGCGTCAGAACGCCGCGGAGATCACGAGCAGGCTCTCCGAATACGACGACGTATTCAGGTTCTTCGAAGAGGACGAACGTGCGTACTGTTCCTGGTTCGCGTATCCCTTCCAGGTCCGGGAAAGCGCACCGTTCTCACGCGACGATTTCCAGCGCTACCTCGAGGAGAACAACATCGAAACGCGGCCGATCCTAGCCGGGAACCTCGCACGCCAACCGATCCTCGAAGAAATCGACCATCGGGTATCGGGTGCTCTAAGTGGAGCACAGCAGATTCACGACACAGGGCTGTTCATCGGCAATCACCACCGGCTCGACGACGAGATGATCGACTACATCGTATCAATCGTCGAGGAATATGTCGAGTCACAAACTTGA